One window from the genome of Pyrus communis chromosome 16, drPyrComm1.1, whole genome shotgun sequence encodes:
- the LOC137720058 gene encoding serine/arginine-rich splicing factor RS31 isoform X2: MRPVFVGNFEYETRQSELDRLFSKYGRIERVDMKSGFAFVYFEDERDAEEAIHHLDNRPFGYDRRRLSVEWAKGERGRHHDGSKSLANQRPTKTLFVINFDPVHTKVRDIERHFEPYGKVLHVRIRRNFAFVQFDTQEEATKALQATHLSKILDRVVSVEYALRDDSERGDVERGDRYRDSPPRGSYGRRGDSPYGRSPSPGYRRRPSPDYGRPRSPVYDRYNGPVYDRRRSPEYGRNESPEYGRYRSRSPIRRSRT; encoded by the exons ATGAGGCCAGTTTTCGTCGGCAACTTCGAGTACGAAACTCGGCAATCGGAGCTGGATCGGTTGTTCTCTAAATACGGGAGGATCGAGCGGGTCGATATGAAGTCTG GTTTTGCCTTTGTCTATTTTGAGGATGAGCGGGATGCTGAAGAAGCTATCCATCACCTTGATAATAGGCCATTTGGTTATGACAGGCGCAGGCTGTCTGTGGAATGGGCTAAG GGTGAACGTGGTCGCCATCATGATGGCTCTAAATCACTGGCAAACCAAAGGCCCACTAAAACTTTGTTTGTTATCAACTTTGATCCTGTTCACACCAAGGTTCGTGATATTGAAAGACACTTTGAGCCTTATGGGAAGGTGCTTCATGTCAGAATTCGTCGGAACTTTGCATTTGTGCAGTTTGACACACAGGAAGAAGCTACCAAAGCTCTTCAGGCTACACATTTGAG CAAGATCCTAGACAGGGTTGTCTCTGTGGAGTACGCCCTGAGAGATGATAGTGAGAGAGGTGATGTCGAGAGAGGTGATCGCTATCGCGATAGCCCTCCTAGGGGCAGTTATGGTAGGCGTGGTGATAGTCCTTATGGGAGATCACCAAGTCCTGGTTATCGCAGGCGCCCCAGTCCTGATTACGGTCGTCCCCGCAGCCCAGTTTATGACAGGTACAACGGTCCAGTGTATGACAGGCGCAGGAGTCCTGAATATGGAAGGAATGAGAGTCCTGAATACGGCAGATACCGCAG TCGCTCGCCTATCCGAAGATCAAGAACTTGA
- the LOC137720058 gene encoding serine/arginine-rich splicing factor RS31 isoform X1, giving the protein MPCLPLLNLCSLNGETCLPMIQTCNFGLKPLVCYHHDLVLHATPLPSYVHQAPHVKCRCCCIYLVCGRGNIYEADVWQGKGYMQMLPLFFSVSDFFLSVSGFAFVYFEDERDAEEAIHHLDNRPFGYDRRRLSVEWAKGERGRHHDGSKSLANQRPTKTLFVINFDPVHTKVRDIERHFEPYGKVLHVRIRRNFAFVQFDTQEEATKALQATHLSKILDRVVSVEYALRDDSERGDVERGDRYRDSPPRGSYGRRGDSPYGRSPSPGYRRRPSPDYGRPRSPVYDRYNGPVYDRRRSPEYGRNESPEYGRYRSRSPIRRSRT; this is encoded by the exons ATGCCATGCCTTCCATTACTGAACTTGTGCTCTCTGAATGGCGAAACATGCTTACCAATGATTCAGACTTGTAACTTTGGATTAAAACCTTTAGTATGCTACCATCATGATTTAGTTCTTCATGCAACGCCTCTACCGTCTTATGTTCATCAAGCCCCTCACGTAAAATGCAGGTGTTGTTGTATTTACTTAGTCTGTGGCAGGGGAAATATATATGAGGCTGATGTATGGCAGGGGAAAGGTTATATGCAAATGCTTCCTTTGTTCTTTTCTGTTTCTGATTTTTTCCTCTCTGTTTCAGGTTTTGCCTTTGTCTATTTTGAGGATGAGCGGGATGCTGAAGAAGCTATCCATCACCTTGATAATAGGCCATTTGGTTATGACAGGCGCAGGCTGTCTGTGGAATGGGCTAAG GGTGAACGTGGTCGCCATCATGATGGCTCTAAATCACTGGCAAACCAAAGGCCCACTAAAACTTTGTTTGTTATCAACTTTGATCCTGTTCACACCAAGGTTCGTGATATTGAAAGACACTTTGAGCCTTATGGGAAGGTGCTTCATGTCAGAATTCGTCGGAACTTTGCATTTGTGCAGTTTGACACACAGGAAGAAGCTACCAAAGCTCTTCAGGCTACACATTTGAG CAAGATCCTAGACAGGGTTGTCTCTGTGGAGTACGCCCTGAGAGATGATAGTGAGAGAGGTGATGTCGAGAGAGGTGATCGCTATCGCGATAGCCCTCCTAGGGGCAGTTATGGTAGGCGTGGTGATAGTCCTTATGGGAGATCACCAAGTCCTGGTTATCGCAGGCGCCCCAGTCCTGATTACGGTCGTCCCCGCAGCCCAGTTTATGACAGGTACAACGGTCCAGTGTATGACAGGCGCAGGAGTCCTGAATATGGAAGGAATGAGAGTCCTGAATACGGCAGATACCGCAG TCGCTCGCCTATCCGAAGATCAAGAACTTGA
- the LOC137719397 gene encoding calcium-binding protein KIC-like: MENNGTSTRKSTAATEYQDLLPVMAEKLDVETFVSELCGGFRLLEDPERGLITSESLKKNSALLGMEGMSKKDAEGMVREGDLDGDGALSETEFCILMVRLSPGIMEDAETWLEKALDQEFNKSSDQP; the protein is encoded by the coding sequence ATGGAAAACAATGGCACCTCCACAAGGAAGTCCACAGCAGCAACTGAATACCAAGACTTGCTGCCAGTCATGGCGGAGAAGCTGGACGTGGAGACTTTCGTGTCCGAACTATGTGGAGGTTTCCGGCTTCTGGAGGACCCTGAGCGGGGTTTGATCACATCGGAGAGCCTGAAGAAGAATTCGGCGCTTCTTGGGATGGAGGGGATGAGCAAGAAGGATGCTGAAGGTATGGTTAGGGAAGGAGATCTTGATGGAGATGGTGCGCTCAGTGAGACTGAGTTTTGTATACTGATGGTGAGGCTTAGTCCTGGGATTATGGAAGATGCTGAGACATGGCTTGAAAAAGCACTTGATCAAGAATTCAACAAGTCATCTGATCAACCTTGA